A stretch of the Tachysurus vachellii isolate PV-2020 chromosome 26, HZAU_Pvac_v1, whole genome shotgun sequence genome encodes the following:
- the chrne gene encoding acetylcholine receptor subunit epsilon yields the protein MAARSIWTCSVVVALLYTVLQVSANEESEVIAHIFKNYNKNIRPARHPDDKVDVQVKLTLTNLISLNEKEETLTTNVWIEIQWEDYRLSWNASEYYNIGVVRVPCTSVWLPDIVLENNIDGKFGVAYYANVLIYSSGGIYWLPPAIYRSTCSIEITYFPFDWQNCTLVFRSQTYSANEINIILAIDYETNKPIEWVDIDPEAFTENGEWAIKHRPARKLINTRYSPEDLEYQEVYFNLIIQRKPLFYIINMILPCSLISSLVVLAYFMPAKAGGQKITVSISVLLAQTVFLFLIAQKIPETSLSVPLIGKYLIFVMSVTTLIVTNCIIVLNYSCRTPSTHSMSHKLKHMFLEVIPRFLGMTPVDEGEEAGGMDGVRERRRSSFGLMQRAEEYVLKQPRSEMMFDKQRERHGLTRSFVDAIDVSTTASLYKSLAQAAPEIKECVDACNFIAESTREQNDIGSEMESWVLIGKMIDKVCFWAAILLFSIGTVAIFLMGHFNQVPEYPFPGENKKYVPE from the exons ATGGCGGCCAGGTCTATTTGGACTTGTTCGGTTGTGGTTGCGCTTCTGTATACGGTATTGCAAG tcagTGCAAATGAAGAGTCTGAGGTCATAGCGCATATTTTTAAGAATTACAATAAGAACATCCGTCCAGCGAGGCACCCGGATGACAAGGTGGATGTTCAGGTCAAACTCACCCTCACCAACCTGATCTCCTTG AATGAGAAAGAGGAGACGCTGACCACCAATGTATGGATTGAGATC CAATGGGAAGACTATCGTCTGTCGTGGAACGCCTCAGAGTACTACAACATCGGTGTTGTCCGTGTACCCTGCACCTCTGTGTGGCTGCCCGATATAGTGCTGGAGAACAA CATCGATGGAAAATTTGGTGTGGCATATTATGCGAATGTACTAATCTACAGTAGTGGCGGTATTTACTGGTTACCCCCAGCCATCTACCGCAGCACCTGCAGTATAGAGATCACCTACTTCCCATTCGACTGGCAAAACTGTACGCTGGTCTTCAG GTCTCAGACATACAGTGCTAACGAGATCAACATTATCTTGGCCATCGATTATGAGACCAACAAGCCCATCGAATGGGTGGATATCGACCCCGAGGCCTTCACTG AAAACGGTGAATGGGCTATCAAGCATCGGCCGGCACGCAAACTTATCAACACACGCTATTCCCCAGAAGACTTGGAGTACCAGGAGGTCTACTTCAACCTCATTATACAGAGGAAACCCCTCTTCTACATCATCAACATGATTCTGCCCTGCTCACTCATCTCCTCACTTGTCGTGCTGGCCTATTTCATGCCTGctaagg CGGGAGGACAGAAGATAACCGTGTCCATCTCCGTACTCCTGGCACAGACTGTCTTCCTCTTTCTGATAGCTCAGAAGATTCCAGAAACTTCTCTATCTGTACCTCTTATCGGAAA GTACCTGATCTTCGTTATGTCTGTCACAACGCTCATTGTCACAAATTGCATCATAGTTCTTAACTACTCCTGCCGGACCCCGAGCACACACTCCATGtcacacaaactcaaacat ATGTTCCTGGAGGTGATCCCTCGGTTCCTGGGTATGACCCCGGTGGACGAGGGAGAGGAAgctggagggatggatggagtaAGGGAAAGGAGACGCAGCTCATTTGGACTGATGCAGAGGGCGGAAGAGTATGTTTTGAAGCAGCCAAGGAGCGAGATGATGTTCGAcaagcagagagaaagacacgGGCTTACGCGTTCGTTCG TGGACGCTATCGATGTGAGCACCACGGCCAGTCTCTATAAAAGTTTGGCACAAGCAGCACCAGAGATTAAAGAGTGTGTGGATGCCTGCAACTTCATTGCAGAGAGCACAAGGGAACAGAATGACATTGgctct GAAATGGAGAGTTGGGTGCTGATCGGCAAGATGATCGATAAAGTCTGCTTCTGGGCAGCCATCTTGCTCTTTTCCATCGGAACAGTGGCCATCTTCCTCATGGGTCATTTCAACCAGGTGCCTGAGTACCCTTTCCCTGgggagaataaaaaatatgttccAGAGTAA
- the LOC132841190 gene encoding uncharacterized protein LOC132841190 encodes MLQQLLQPEKMSLHDELIKKGSKVASKRLAKEKKSTFPKTGEPDDFYDWWMKYKEGKKKKKIAMVIMAFLYPRVAGYLDMFQKKVLQLENKTNSQEEEINLLKRKLLKQEAENTQLINKMSEISSEVLQLRSKRDTQKMQITVLKQRLQEQEEENKRLKDYNTTLDDSNNLLRLPVSVTSSLQKPLPSLLGELPYLQFSNSNYEFWAKIKRWLLNGEVAPQCVFELVKIKCPQKAWLTIAENFDNKALKAAAFSDPEKAVRLLEKLWKCVSKTLGPGTNMYEVYYYRTQEAGETFQTYIEEKFKLYCSFGVENTEPNKNDRSFLCNAIEKAEKRYQTFMLRCPKSYDELMNMSMIVDSMLTTAEWNNECTNCGRGGHTQAQCRRPGGDAEVGPDRCYTCGRYGHWARKCWAYQ; translated from the coding sequence ATGCTTCAACAACTCCTTCAGCCAGAAAAGATGAGCTTACATGATGAGTTAATAAAAAAGGGAAGCAAAGTTGCCTCCAAGCGTTTAGCTAAAGAAAAGAAGAGCACGTTCCCCAAAACTGGAGAGCCTGATGATTTCTACGATTGGTGGATGAAGTACAAAGAgggtaaaaagaagaaaaaaatagcaaTGGTCATCATGGCTTTTCTCTATCCCAGAGTAGCCGGGTATCTGGATATGTTCCAAAAGAAAGTGCTGCAGCTGGAGAACAAAACAAATTCTCAAGAAGAAGAGATCAATTTGCTGAAGCGAAAACTCCTGAAACAGGAAGCAGAAAACACGCAATTAATCAATAAGATGTCAGAAATTTCCAGTGAAGTGTTACAGCTCAGGTCCAAAAGAGACACTCAAAAGATGCAAATCACCGTGCTTAAGCAGAGACTCcaggaacaagaagaagaaaacaagcgACTTAAAGATTACAATACCACCTTAGACGACTCCAATAATCTGTTAAGACTTCCGGTATCAGTGACTTCCAGCTTGCAGAAACCGCTTCCATCTCTCCTTGGAGAACTTCCATACTTACAGTTCTCCAATTCCAACTACGAGTTCTGGGCCAAGATAAAGAGATGGCTACTCAATGGAGAAGTGGCTCCTCAGTGTGTCTTTGAGCTTGTCAAAATAAAATGCCCTCAGAAAGCTTGGCTGACAATTGCAGAGAATTTCGACAACAAAGCCTTGAAGGCGGCGGCCTTCTCCGACCCTGAGAAGGCAGTAAGACTGCTGGAGAAGCTCTGGAAGTGTGTGTCGAAAACTCTAGGGCCAGGTACCAACATGTATGAAGTGTACTACTACCGGACACAAGAAGCTGGCGAAACATTTCAGACTTATATCGAAGAGAAGTTCAAGCTGTACTGTTCCTTCGGGGTGGAGAACACAGAGCCGAACAAGAACGACCGGAGTTTTCTCTGTAACGCTATAGAAAAAGCGGAGAAACGTTATCAGACCTTCATGTTGCGGTGTCCTAAAAGCTATGATGAGTTGATGAATATGTCCATGATTGTTGACAGTATGCTAACTACAGCAGAGTGGAACAACGAGTGCACGAACTGCGGCAGAGGAGGTCACACTCAAGCTCAGTGCAGAAGACCGGGAGGGGACGCAGAGGTTGGACCGGATCGGTGCTATACATGTGGGAGGTACGGTCACTGGGCCAGAAAGTGCTGGGCTTATCAGTAG